The following coding sequences lie in one Corynebacterium humireducens NBRC 106098 = DSM 45392 genomic window:
- a CDS encoding glycosyltransferase family 4 protein has translation MSRTLLVTNDFPPTVGGIQSYLRDFLGTLDPEQVVVFASTQDRTAAAAHDAGLPYRVIRWPRHVMLPTPTTAEAMSQIIRELDIDTVWFGAAAPLALMGAAARRAGATRIIASTHGHEVGWSMLPGARRVLRRIGDTADVVTYISDYTLRRVRRAFGPHPEFRHLPSGVDVDWFRPATPEERADTRERHGTGPLVVCVSRLVPRKGQDMLIGVWPQVLERHPTARLLIVGSGSHEAVLRRMAAPLGDAVAFTGPLSTPDLRSLLASADVFAMPARTRGGGLDVEGLGIVYLEAQACGVPVIAGDSGGAPETVTPETGIVVDGRSGEELTAALLQLLDDPPHAAALGEAGRRHVTDSWTWDIMGARLRDILR, from the coding sequence ATGTCCCGGACGCTGCTGGTCACCAACGACTTCCCGCCCACCGTCGGCGGCATCCAGTCGTACCTGCGTGACTTCCTGGGCACCCTCGACCCGGAGCAGGTGGTGGTGTTCGCCTCGACGCAGGACCGGACCGCCGCGGCCGCCCACGACGCGGGGCTGCCGTACCGCGTCATCCGCTGGCCGCGTCACGTCATGCTGCCCACGCCGACGACCGCGGAGGCCATGAGCCAGATCATCCGTGAACTGGACATCGACACCGTGTGGTTCGGCGCCGCCGCCCCGTTGGCACTCATGGGGGCCGCGGCCCGCCGGGCGGGGGCCACGCGCATCATCGCGAGCACCCACGGCCACGAGGTCGGCTGGTCCATGCTGCCCGGCGCCCGCCGCGTCCTGCGGCGCATCGGGGACACCGCCGACGTGGTCACCTACATCTCCGACTACACCCTGCGTCGCGTCCGCCGCGCCTTCGGCCCGCACCCGGAGTTCCGCCACCTGCCCTCGGGCGTCGACGTCGACTGGTTCCGCCCCGCCACCCCGGAGGAGAGGGCCGACACCCGGGAGCGTCACGGCACCGGCCCGCTCGTGGTGTGCGTCTCCCGTCTGGTCCCGCGCAAGGGACAGGACATGCTCATCGGGGTCTGGCCGCAGGTCCTCGAGCGGCATCCGACGGCCCGGCTCCTCATCGTCGGCTCGGGGTCGCACGAGGCTGTGCTGCGCAGGATGGCCGCCCCCCTCGGCGACGCCGTCGCATTCACCGGCCCGCTGTCCACTCCTGACCTCCGCTCGCTGCTGGCCTCCGCGGACGTCTTCGCCATGCCGGCCCGCACCCGCGGCGGGGGACTCGACGTCGAGGGCCTCGGCATCGTCTACCTCGAGGCGCAGGCCTGCGGCGTGCCCGTCATCGCCGGCGACTCCGGCGGGGCACCCGAGACCGTCACCCCCGAGACCGGCATCGTCGTCGACGGCCGCAGCGGGGAGGAGCTCACCGCCGCCCTCCTGCAGCTTCTCGACGACCCTCCGCACGCCGCCGCCCTCGGGGAGGCGGGGCGTCGGCACGTCACGGACAGCTGGACCTGGGACATCATGGGTGCCCGGCTGCGGGATATACTCCGTTGA
- the ctaE gene encoding aa3-type cytochrome oxidase subunit III, whose translation MTSAVSNSGMAAPQRVPALNRPNMVSVGTIVFLSQELMFFAGLFAMYFTSRANGLAGDWNEQTANLNVLFGFIITSILVASSVTSQFGVFAAERGDVYGLRRWYLITVALAVGFLCFLAYEWYELIIHGVTVQSSVFGSVFYIITGFHALHVSAGVIAFLVVLRRVTVSKFTPAQATAAMAVSYYWHFVDVIWVGVFITLYLVQ comes from the coding sequence GTGACGAGCGCAGTTTCAAACTCAGGTATGGCAGCACCACAGCGTGTTCCCGCACTGAACCGACCCAACATGGTCAGTGTCGGCACGATTGTGTTCCTGTCTCAGGAATTGATGTTCTTCGCCGGACTCTTCGCGATGTACTTCACCTCGCGTGCGAACGGCCTGGCAGGCGACTGGAACGAACAGACGGCAAATCTCAACGTCCTGTTCGGTTTCATCATCACCAGTATTCTGGTCGCCTCCTCGGTCACCTCGCAGTTCGGCGTCTTCGCAGCAGAAAGGGGTGACGTTTACGGTCTCCGTCGTTGGTACCTCATCACCGTCGCGCTGGCAGTGGGATTCCTCTGCTTCCTCGCGTACGAGTGGTACGAGCTGATCATTCACGGAGTGACCGTCCAGTCGAGCGTCTTCGGCTCGGTCTTCTACATCATCACGGGCTTCCACGCTCTGCACGTGTCGGCAGGTGTTATCGCCTTCCTCGTCGTGCTCCGTCGTGTGACCGTGTCCAAGTTCACGCCGGCACAGGCCACCGCCGCCATGGCAGTGTCCTACTACTGGCACTTCGTTGACGTCATTTGGGTCGGCGTCTTCATCACTCTCTACCTTGTCCAGTAG
- a CDS encoding ROK family protein, with amino-acid sequence MKLSEADARPTVGFDIGGTQCRATVVSAAGEILTTLSVPTPDTEAALEDAVVGLVEKLRAEHDPAAVGLAVAGFLDAERETVRFAPHLPWRDVPVRARLQDRLGLPVVLEHDANSAAWGEYRFGSARGAGTWVFFAVGTGIGAALMIDGQLFRGAYGTAPEFGHLTVVPGGRLCACGRRGCLERYASGTALADTAVEHGLPPGMSGPALMAAARAGDARAEAVIADFAAWLGQGLATVVDVLDPELIVLGGGVAVDADLFLADAQAALAANIVGAGHRPLPVVGTTELGPAAGMIGVADLARTHS; translated from the coding sequence ATGAAGCTCAGTGAGGCGGATGCCCGCCCGACGGTGGGGTTCGACATCGGTGGGACGCAGTGCCGGGCGACGGTGGTGTCGGCGGCGGGGGAGATCCTCACGACGCTGAGTGTGCCCACCCCGGACACCGAGGCGGCGCTGGAGGACGCGGTGGTGGGGCTCGTCGAGAAGCTCCGTGCAGAGCACGACCCGGCGGCCGTTGGACTGGCGGTCGCCGGATTCCTCGACGCGGAGCGCGAGACCGTCCGCTTCGCCCCGCACCTGCCGTGGCGCGACGTACCCGTGCGTGCACGCCTGCAGGACCGGCTGGGGTTGCCGGTCGTCCTCGAGCACGACGCCAACTCCGCCGCCTGGGGCGAGTACCGCTTCGGCTCCGCCCGCGGCGCCGGGACCTGGGTGTTCTTCGCGGTGGGCACCGGCATCGGCGCGGCACTCATGATCGACGGGCAGCTGTTCCGCGGCGCCTACGGCACCGCCCCCGAGTTCGGGCACCTCACCGTCGTGCCCGGGGGACGGCTCTGCGCCTGCGGCCGTCGGGGCTGTCTGGAGCGCTACGCCTCCGGCACCGCGCTCGCCGACACCGCCGTCGAGCACGGCCTGCCGCCCGGGATGAGCGGACCGGCGCTGATGGCCGCGGCCCGTGCAGGAGACGCCCGGGCGGAGGCGGTCATCGCGGACTTCGCCGCGTGGCTCGGGCAGGGCCTGGCCACGGTGGTGGACGTGCTCGACCCGGAACTCATCGTCCTCGGCGGGGGAGTGGCGGTCGACGCCGACCTCTTCCTCGCGGACGCGCAGGCCGCGCTGGCCGCGAACATCGTCGGCGCGGGACACCGGCCACTCCCGGTCGTGGGAACCACGGAACTCGGCCCCGCCGCGGGTATGATTGGCGTGGCAGATTTAGCGCGTACGCATTCTTAA
- the ctaF gene encoding aa3-type cytochrome oxidase subunit IV, which yields MNSGSKLMYGIAAFLALMAVIYTFGTGFVAEDGYGGRTEWVGITALVLSTALALMLGVYLHFTDSRSDVLPEDWEEAEVEDKAGILGFFSPGSIYPAWMASAVGVLGLGIAFWHFWLIAMGAILLIWGTYNLSMQYGLPKEKH from the coding sequence ATGAACTCTGGTTCTAAACTGATGTACGGCATCGCAGCCTTCCTGGCTCTGATGGCTGTGATCTACACCTTCGGCACCGGCTTCGTCGCAGAGGACGGCTACGGCGGACGCACCGAGTGGGTCGGCATCACCGCGCTGGTCCTCTCCACCGCCCTGGCTCTCATGCTCGGCGTCTACCTCCACTTCACCGACTCCCGCTCTGACGTCCTCCCCGAGGACTGGGAAGAGGCTGAGGTCGAGGACAAGGCCGGCATCCTCGGCTTCTTCTCCCCGGGCTCCATCTACCCGGCATGGATGGCCAGCGCCGTCGGTGTCCTGGGTCTGGGTATCGCCTTCTGGCACTTCTGGCTCATCGCCATGGGCGCGATCCTGCTGATCTGGGGTACCTACAACCTCAGCATGCAGTACGGCCTGCCGAAGGAAAAGCACTAG
- a CDS encoding lysophospholipid acyltransferase family protein, with amino-acid sequence MQKQWYWLYKNVLIGPFLRVWNRPTMEGRENIPATGAAIVASTHQSVMDSFYFPALSPRRVTFPAKQEYFTNTGVIGAIQRWFFTSIGQIPVDRTASNAGDATLAAARTVLDVGGVLGIYPEGTRSPDGRVYKGRTGMARIALATGAPIVPLAMIGSRNANPIGTWIPRPFKVRMKVGEPIDGRAYVESLGIDPDSREAARPLTDHVMAILTELSGQPYVDMYASEVKASLAAGRGWPKGTEPARS; translated from the coding sequence ATGCAAAAGCAGTGGTACTGGCTGTACAAGAACGTTCTCATCGGTCCTTTCCTCCGCGTGTGGAACCGCCCGACCATGGAGGGACGGGAGAACATCCCGGCCACCGGGGCGGCGATCGTCGCCTCCACCCACCAGTCGGTCATGGACTCCTTCTACTTCCCGGCCCTCAGCCCCCGCCGTGTCACCTTCCCGGCGAAGCAGGAGTACTTCACCAACACCGGCGTCATCGGCGCGATCCAGCGCTGGTTCTTCACCTCCATCGGCCAGATCCCGGTGGACCGCACCGCCAGCAACGCCGGCGACGCCACCCTCGCCGCCGCCCGCACCGTCCTGGACGTGGGCGGCGTCCTGGGCATCTACCCGGAGGGCACCCGCTCCCCGGACGGCCGCGTCTACAAGGGACGCACGGGCATGGCCCGCATCGCCCTGGCCACGGGCGCCCCGATCGTGCCGCTGGCCATGATCGGCTCCCGGAACGCCAACCCCATCGGCACGTGGATCCCGCGCCCGTTCAAGGTGCGCATGAAGGTCGGCGAGCCTATCGACGGCCGCGCCTACGTCGAGTCCCTGGGCATCGACCCGGACTCCCGCGAGGCCGCCCGCCCGCTGACCGACCACGTGATGGCCATCCTCACGGAGCTGTCCGGTCAGCCCTACGTCGACATGTACGCCTCCGAGGTCAAGGCCTCCCTGGCCGCCGGTCGCGGCTGGCCCAAGGGGACGGAACCGGCACGTTCCTAG
- a CDS encoding C40 family peptidase produces MRFPRTLRTTGATTLGAVLLTSGFAVPTALADEDLDTLIASLEDVSQEATARNEEVKQLEDDLTRGEERLGTLREQAEAARERATAARDAQHAYQRDVNELAGAKYRSLQIDPVTNAISAENPQNAIDRASYLGALTRHTERTVEKLAEATAAAGREHTDASRMVAEANFKQSQLEKQHRVLAEQQEELQIRIREIEEKVASLDESARLAWENKNNPLAPILTGDASGVVGAALSKLGSPYGWGATGPNQFDCSGLMVWAYQQQGKSIPRTSQAQLAGGRPVSRAELQPGDIVGYYPGVTHVGMYIGNGQLVHASDYGIPVQVVSVDSMPWAGAVRY; encoded by the coding sequence TTGCGCTTCCCCCGCACCCTGCGAACCACCGGCGCCACCACCCTCGGCGCTGTCCTGCTGACCTCCGGATTCGCCGTTCCCACGGCACTTGCCGACGAGGACCTGGACACCCTCATCGCCTCCCTGGAGGACGTCTCCCAGGAGGCGACCGCCCGCAACGAGGAGGTCAAGCAGCTCGAGGATGACCTCACCCGGGGCGAGGAACGGCTCGGGACCCTGCGGGAGCAGGCGGAGGCGGCGCGGGAGCGGGCCACCGCGGCCCGCGACGCGCAGCACGCTTACCAGCGTGACGTCAATGAACTCGCCGGCGCGAAGTACCGCAGCCTGCAGATCGACCCGGTCACCAACGCCATCTCCGCGGAGAACCCGCAGAACGCCATCGACCGCGCGTCCTACCTCGGGGCGCTGACCAGGCACACGGAGCGGACCGTCGAGAAGCTCGCGGAGGCGACCGCCGCCGCCGGCCGGGAGCACACCGACGCCTCCCGCATGGTGGCGGAGGCCAACTTCAAGCAGTCCCAGCTGGAGAAGCAGCACCGGGTCCTCGCCGAGCAGCAGGAGGAGCTGCAGATCCGCATCCGGGAGATCGAGGAGAAGGTCGCCTCCCTCGACGAGTCGGCCCGCCTGGCCTGGGAGAACAAGAACAACCCGCTGGCCCCCATCCTCACCGGCGACGCCAGTGGCGTAGTCGGCGCCGCCCTGAGCAAGCTCGGCTCGCCCTACGGCTGGGGCGCGACCGGCCCGAACCAGTTCGACTGCTCCGGTCTCATGGTGTGGGCGTACCAGCAGCAGGGCAAGTCGATCCCGCGCACCTCGCAGGCCCAGCTCGCCGGCGGTCGGCCGGTGTCGCGCGCGGAGCTGCAGCCCGGCGACATCGTCGGCTACTACCCGGGTGTCACGCACGTCGGCATGTACATCGGCAACGGCCAGCTCGTGCACGCCTCCGACTACGGCATCCCGGTGCAGGTCGTGTCCGTCGACTCGATGCCGTGGGCCGGCGCCGTCCGCTACTGA
- the qcrB gene encoding cytochrome bc1 complex cytochrome b subunit — MSNKLAQAADNIDSRYTASGLLRPQLNKVFPTHWSFMLGEMALYSFIILLLTGVYLALFFDPSITKVIYDGGYLPLNGVEMSRAYATALDISFEVRGGLFVRQMHHWAALMFMMAMVAHMLRVFFTGAFRRPREANWIIGCTLIILGMAEGFMGYSLPDDLLSGVGLRIMSAIILGLPIMGTWLHWLIFGGDFPSDLMLNRFYIAHVLILPGIILGLIAAHLALVWYQKHTQFPGAGRTENNVVGVRIMPVFATKAIGYGLLTAGVLALMSGLTTINAIWNIGPYNPSQVSAGSQPDVYMLWTDGVARVMPAWELYIGNYTIPSAFWVALVCGAMVVLLFAYPWIEKNATGDDAHHNLLQRPRDVPVRTGIGAMAITFFLLVTISGGNDHIAHFFQISLNAMTWFGRIGVIILPPIAYYITHRICVGLQRSDRAVLEHGIETGVIKQMPNGAFVEIHQPLGPVDEHGHPVPLAYAGATVPKRMNQLGFADRIARGSLIKADDQRFTDAAVETAHANEREEKAMLENLQEANRAKDREAGLLD; from the coding sequence ATGAGCAACAAGCTGGCACAAGCTGCCGACAACATTGATTCGCGCTACACCGCGTCCGGTCTGCTGCGTCCGCAGCTGAACAAGGTGTTCCCGACCCACTGGTCCTTCATGCTCGGTGAGATGGCTCTCTACAGCTTCATCATCCTGCTGCTGACTGGTGTCTACCTGGCGCTGTTCTTCGACCCTTCCATCACCAAGGTGATCTACGACGGCGGCTACCTGCCGCTCAACGGTGTCGAAATGTCCCGTGCCTACGCAACCGCACTGGACATCTCCTTCGAGGTCCGCGGTGGACTCTTCGTCCGCCAGATGCACCACTGGGCCGCCCTGATGTTCATGATGGCCATGGTCGCGCACATGCTGCGTGTCTTCTTCACCGGTGCGTTCCGACGCCCGCGTGAGGCCAACTGGATCATCGGCTGCACCCTGATCATCCTGGGCATGGCCGAGGGCTTCATGGGTTACTCCCTCCCGGATGACCTGCTCTCCGGCGTCGGCCTCCGCATCATGTCCGCCATCATCCTGGGTCTGCCGATCATGGGCACCTGGCTGCACTGGCTGATCTTCGGCGGCGACTTCCCGTCCGACCTCATGCTCAACCGTTTCTACATCGCACACGTGCTCATCCTGCCGGGCATCATCCTCGGCCTGATCGCCGCTCACCTGGCGCTGGTCTGGTACCAGAAGCACACCCAGTTCCCGGGTGCCGGCCGCACCGAGAACAACGTCGTCGGTGTCCGCATCATGCCGGTCTTCGCGACCAAGGCCATCGGCTACGGTCTCCTGACCGCCGGTGTCCTGGCCCTGATGTCCGGCCTCACCACGATCAACGCGATCTGGAACATCGGCCCCTACAACCCGTCGCAGGTTTCCGCAGGTTCCCAGCCTGACGTCTACATGCTGTGGACTGATGGTGTCGCCCGTGTCATGCCGGCGTGGGAGCTGTACATCGGCAACTACACCATCCCGTCCGCCTTCTGGGTCGCACTGGTCTGTGGTGCCATGGTTGTCCTGCTGTTCGCATACCCGTGGATCGAGAAGAACGCCACCGGCGACGACGCCCACCACAACCTGCTGCAGCGTCCGCGCGACGTTCCGGTCCGTACCGGCATCGGTGCGATGGCCATCACCTTCTTCCTGCTGGTGACCATCTCCGGTGGTAACGACCACATCGCGCACTTCTTCCAGATCTCGCTGAACGCCATGACCTGGTTCGGTCGTATCGGTGTCATCATCCTGCCGCCGATCGCGTACTACATCACCCACCGCATCTGTGTCGGCCTGCAGCGTTCTGACCGCGCAGTGCTCGAGCACGGCATCGAGACCGGTGTCATCAAGCAGATGCCGAACGGTGCCTTCGTGGAGATCCACCAGCCGCTCGGCCCGGTCGATGAGCACGGCCACCCGGTTCCGCTGGCATACGCCGGCGCCACCGTCCCGAAGCGCATGAACCAGCTGGGCTTCGCTGACCGCATCGCCCGTGGTTCCCTCATCAAGGCCGACGACCAGCGTTTCACCGACGCTGCCGTCGAGACCGCACACGCCAACGAGCGTGAGGAGAAGGCCATGCTGGAGAACCTCCAGGAGGCCAACCGCGCGAAGGACCGCGAGGCCGGCCTGCTCGACTAG
- the qcrA gene encoding cytochrome bc1 complex Rieske iron-sulfur subunit yields MSNEVKKNYTNQELNAMSNDELARLGTELDDVTVAFRKERFPVANDPAEKRAARAVTIWVLVGIIAAIAFLGVYIFWPWEFKNLGEEGHLFHTFYTPLLGLTSGISIVALGIAVVLYVKTIVPEEISVQRRHDGPSSEVDRRTLTALLNDSWETSTLGRRKALQGLLGGAGILFGLVVVAPLGGMIKNPWKRGELGIMGDGTLWTSGWTLHEQGVKLYLARDTGAIAEQHSGETGSHWTTVGVSRLVRVRPEDLDAGGMETVYPLPTSLVNDGDMYNPERDVYEEHMHSVHGPRNPVMLIRLRTSDAEKAIEREGQEDFHYGDYYAYSKICTHIACPTSLYEAQTNRILCPCHQSQFDALQYGKPVFGPAARALPQLPITVDEEGYLIAKGNFIEPVGPAFWERKS; encoded by the coding sequence ATGAGCAACGAAGTGAAGAAGAACTACACCAACCAGGAACTCAACGCGATGAGCAACGACGAGCTCGCGCGTCTGGGTACTGAGCTGGATGATGTGACCGTCGCCTTCCGTAAGGAGCGCTTCCCGGTCGCCAACGATCCGGCTGAGAAGCGTGCGGCCCGTGCGGTCACCATCTGGGTGCTCGTCGGCATCATCGCCGCCATCGCCTTCCTCGGCGTCTACATCTTCTGGCCGTGGGAGTTCAAGAACCTCGGTGAGGAAGGCCACCTCTTCCACACCTTCTACACCCCGCTGCTGGGTCTGACCTCGGGCATCTCGATCGTCGCCCTGGGTATCGCCGTGGTCCTCTACGTGAAGACCATCGTCCCGGAGGAGATCTCCGTCCAGCGTCGTCATGACGGCCCCTCCTCCGAGGTCGACCGTCGCACCCTGACCGCGCTGCTCAACGACTCCTGGGAGACCTCCACCCTCGGCCGCCGCAAGGCGCTGCAGGGTCTGCTCGGCGGTGCCGGCATCCTCTTCGGTCTGGTCGTCGTCGCCCCGCTGGGCGGCATGATCAAGAACCCGTGGAAGCGCGGCGAGCTGGGCATCATGGGTGACGGCACCCTGTGGACCTCCGGCTGGACCCTCCACGAGCAGGGCGTCAAGCTCTACCTCGCCCGTGACACCGGCGCCATCGCCGAGCAGCACTCCGGCGAGACCGGTTCCCACTGGACCACCGTAGGCGTCTCCCGCCTCGTGCGTGTCCGCCCGGAGGACCTGGACGCCGGCGGCATGGAGACCGTCTACCCGCTGCCGACCTCCCTGGTCAACGACGGCGACATGTACAACCCGGAGCGTGACGTCTACGAGGAGCACATGCACTCCGTGCACGGTCCGCGTAACCCTGTCATGCTGATCCGTCTGCGCACCTCCGATGCCGAGAAGGCCATCGAGCGTGAGGGCCAGGAGGACTTCCACTACGGCGACTACTACGCGTACTCCAAGATCTGCACGCACATCGCCTGCCCGACCTCTCTGTACGAGGCTCAGACCAACCGCATCCTGTGCCCGTGCCACCAGTCTCAGTTCGACGCACTGCAGTACGGCAAGCCGGTGTTCGGCCCGGCCGCCCGTGCACTGCCGCAGCTGCCGATCACTGTCGACGAAGAGGGTTACCTCATCGCCAAGGGCAACTTCATCGAGCCCGTTGGCCCTGCATTCTGGGAGCGTAAGTCCTAA
- a CDS encoding IS256 family transposase: MAAGPHHIDPTTYLDDLLSQASPDLMRQMLQNFINQILSTQADQICGADYATTSESRTNVRNGYRHRDLDTRVGTIDVAVPKLRTGSFFPDWLLERRTRAERALTTVIATCYLKGVSTRRMNDLVASLGINNLSKSQVSEMAKDLDQMVEDFRTRPLDSGPYLYVSCDALTMKVREGGRVVKTSVLLATGVNAEGYRELLGMQVATSESVASWTGFFRDLKARGLDQVYLVTSDAHLGIQHAIGEVLPNASWQRCRTHFAKNLSGLVPKTQWPTLSAMFQTIFQQPDAQAVWDQAREVVGFCEQKFPHVADYLEESLDELLAFTHAPRAVWTKVWSNNPTERLNREIRRRTDVVGIFPNREAVVRLVGAVLAEQHDDWIQQKRYMSLTSLEQTKAMMAAAVIDAGEATQEVA; encoded by the coding sequence ATGGCCGCTGGCCCCCATCATATCGACCCGACCACCTACCTCGACGACCTACTGTCTCAAGCGTCCCCGGACCTGATGAGACAGATGCTGCAGAATTTCATCAACCAGATCCTGTCCACCCAGGCCGACCAGATCTGCGGCGCCGATTACGCCACCACATCCGAGTCCCGCACCAACGTCCGCAACGGCTACCGCCACCGAGACCTCGACACCAGAGTCGGCACCATCGACGTCGCCGTGCCGAAACTACGCACCGGTTCCTTCTTCCCGGACTGGCTGCTGGAACGACGCACCCGGGCCGAACGGGCCCTGACCACCGTGATCGCCACCTGCTACCTCAAAGGCGTGTCGACCCGCAGGATGAACGACCTGGTCGCCAGCTTGGGGATCAACAATCTCTCGAAATCACAGGTCTCAGAGATGGCCAAAGATCTTGATCAGATGGTGGAGGATTTCCGGACCCGCCCGTTGGATTCTGGCCCGTATCTGTATGTTTCCTGCGACGCGTTGACCATGAAGGTCCGTGAAGGCGGGCGGGTGGTCAAGACCTCCGTCCTGCTGGCCACCGGCGTCAATGCCGAAGGCTATCGGGAACTACTCGGTATGCAGGTCGCCACCTCGGAGTCGGTGGCCTCCTGGACCGGTTTCTTCCGCGATCTCAAGGCCCGGGGCCTGGACCAGGTGTACCTGGTCACCAGCGACGCGCACCTGGGGATCCAGCACGCCATCGGCGAGGTGCTGCCCAACGCCTCCTGGCAGCGGTGCCGCACGCACTTCGCTAAGAACCTCTCCGGGCTGGTGCCCAAGACGCAGTGGCCGACGTTGTCGGCGATGTTTCAGACGATCTTCCAGCAACCCGATGCCCAGGCTGTGTGGGATCAGGCACGGGAGGTGGTGGGCTTCTGTGAGCAGAAGTTCCCGCATGTCGCGGACTACCTCGAGGAGTCCCTCGACGAGCTGCTGGCTTTCACCCACGCCCCGAGGGCGGTGTGGACGAAGGTGTGGTCGAACAACCCGACCGAAAGGCTCAACCGGGAGATCCGCCGGCGCACCGACGTCGTCGGGATCTTCCCCAACCGCGAGGCCGTGGTCCGCCTCGTGGGTGCCGTGTTGGCGGAGCAGCACGATGATTGGATCCAGCAGAAGCGCTACATGTCGCTGACGAGCCTGGAGCAGACGAAGGCGATGATGGCCGCGGCTGTGATCGATGCCGGCGAAGCCACTCAGGAGGTCGCATGA
- the qcrC gene encoding cytochrome bc1 complex diheme cytochrome c subunit — protein MMDTNPNIAANGDTSAVSSASAKKARSRRKMRRTAVGAFALTLGLTGAGVLATAITPDAQVATAQRDDQALIQEGKDIYDVACITCHGANLQGVKDRGPSLIGVGEGAVYFQVHSGRMPMMSNDAQAERKAPRYTENQALAIAAFVAANGGGPELVYNEDGTLAMEELRGKNYNGMIDARDIARGGELFRLNCASCHSFTGRGGALSSGKYAPTLDFANEQEIYQAMLTGPQNMPKFSDRQLSADEKKDIIAFIKATKETPSPGGWGLGGLGPVSEGMAMWFIGITILGLAAMWIGSRS, from the coding sequence ATGATGGATACCAATCCGAACATCGCCGCCAACGGCGACACCTCCGCTGTGTCGTCCGCGTCGGCCAAGAAGGCCCGCAGCCGCCGCAAGATGCGCCGGACTGCCGTCGGAGCCTTCGCGCTCACCCTGGGTCTGACCGGTGCCGGCGTTCTCGCCACCGCAATCACCCCGGACGCGCAGGTCGCCACCGCACAGCGTGACGACCAGGCTCTCATCCAGGAGGGCAAGGACATCTATGACGTGGCCTGCATCACCTGCCACGGCGCCAACCTGCAGGGTGTCAAGGACCGCGGTCCCTCCCTGATCGGTGTCGGCGAAGGTGCCGTCTACTTCCAGGTGCACTCCGGCCGTATGCCGATGATGTCCAACGACGCTCAGGCCGAGCGTAAGGCCCCGCGTTACACCGAGAACCAGGCCCTCGCCATAGCCGCCTTCGTGGCAGCCAACGGCGGCGGCCCGGAGCTCGTGTACAACGAGGACGGCACCCTTGCCATGGAGGAGCTCCGCGGCAAGAACTACAACGGCATGATCGACGCCCGGGACATCGCCCGTGGTGGCGAGCTGTTCCGTCTGAACTGCGCCTCCTGCCACAGCTTCACCGGCCGTGGCGGCGCACTGTCCTCCGGTAAGTACGCACCGACGCTGGATTTCGCCAACGAGCAGGAGATCTACCAGGCCATGCTCACCGGCCCGCAGAACATGCCGAAGTTCTCCGACCGCCAGCTCTCCGCTGACGAGAAGAAGGACATCATCGCCTTCATCAAGGCGACCAAGGAGACCCCGTCCCCGGGTGGCTGGGGCCTCGGCGGCCTCGGCCCGGTCTCTGAGGGTATGGCCATGTGGTTCATCGGCATCACCATCCTTGGTCTTGCCGCTATGTGGATTGGATCGCGTTCATGA
- a CDS encoding C40 family peptidase gives MAQHRRLTKTATRRLATASAVVMGATILAPVADAVEVVIPNTDIRVDVPALANVQGLESVPNVEQFVPSLQQATNSYVAAVNNAPAPAPAPAPAQAAPAASSTGQAIANAVRSKIGAPYAWGATGPSAFDCSGLTTWAYQQVGKSIPRTSQAQAAQGQRVPLDQLQPGDIIAYYGGATHVGIYVGNGMIVDALNSGTPVGERPLHFQPIHSAVRF, from the coding sequence GTGGCTCAGCACCGTCGCCTCACCAAGACCGCTACCCGTCGTCTCGCGACCGCCTCCGCGGTCGTCATGGGCGCCACCATCCTCGCACCGGTCGCCGACGCCGTTGAGGTCGTCATCCCGAACACCGACATCCGTGTCGACGTCCCGGCACTGGCCAACGTCCAGGGTCTGGAGAGCGTCCCGAACGTCGAGCAGTTCGTCCCCTCCCTGCAGCAGGCCACCAACTCCTACGTGGCAGCCGTGAACAACGCCCCGGCTCCGGCCCCGGCTCCGGCCCCGGCACAGGCAGCTCCGGCCGCCTCCTCCACCGGCCAGGCCATCGCCAACGCCGTGCGTTCCAAGATCGGTGCCCCCTACGCCTGGGGTGCCACCGGCCCGTCCGCCTTCGACTGCTCCGGCCTGACCACCTGGGCCTACCAGCAGGTCGGCAAGTCGATCCCGCGCACCTCCCAGGCGCAGGCAGCCCAGGGCCAGCGTGTCCCGCTGGACCAGCTGCAGCCGGGCGACATCATCGCCTACTACGGTGGTGCCACCCACGTCGGCATCTACGTCGGCAACGGCATGATCGTCGACGCCCTGAACTCCGGCACCCCGGTCGGTGAGCGTCCGCTGCACTTCCAGCCGATCCACTCCGCGGTCCGTTTCTAA